A window of Dorea formicigenerans contains these coding sequences:
- the ilvB gene encoding biosynthetic-type acetolactate synthase large subunit: MQLTGSEIVIECLKEQGVDTVFGYPGGAILNVYDELYKHQNEIKHILTSHEQGAAHAADGYARATGKVGVCLATSGPGATNLVTGIATAYMDSIPIVAITCNVGVSLLGKDSFQEIDITGITLPITKHNFIVKDVNNLAATIRKAFAIAKKGRPGPVLIDIPKDVTANKAEYVKEKPVAVEPSQNICETQLDTAVEMIKEAKKPYIFVGGGAILSGASEELYTFAKKVDAPVTDSLMGKGAFPGTDPLYTGMLGMHGTKTSNYGVSECDLLIVIGARFSDRVTGNAQKFAQNAKIIQIDVDVAEMNKNVMISAGVVGDIKVVLDRLNERLEQQDHAEWVTKIQKYKEKYPLVYHKDVLSGPFVVEEIYRQTKGEAIISTEVGQHQMWAAQFYKYTKPRTFLTSGGLGTMGYGLGAALGAKSGREDKVVVNIAGDGCFRMNMNEIATAVRHNIPVIQVVINNHVLGMVRQWQNLFYGQRYSATVLNDAVDFVKLAEAMGAEGIRATTQEEFKSAFEKAMNLGRPVVIDCQIDSDDKVWPMVAPGAAISEAFDEADLKNK; encoded by the coding sequence ATGCAGTTGACAGGATCAGAAATCGTAATCGAATGTTTGAAAGAGCAAGGCGTGGATACTGTATTTGGGTATCCTGGCGGAGCAATTTTAAATGTGTACGATGAATTATATAAACATCAGAATGAAATCAAGCATATCCTGACTTCCCACGAACAGGGAGCAGCGCATGCAGCAGACGGATATGCGAGAGCAACAGGTAAAGTTGGTGTGTGTCTTGCAACGAGTGGACCGGGAGCTACGAACCTTGTAACAGGGATTGCTACGGCATATATGGATTCCATTCCGATTGTTGCAATCACATGTAATGTAGGAGTTTCCCTCCTTGGAAAAGACAGTTTCCAGGAGATTGATATTACAGGAATTACGTTACCAATTACAAAGCATAACTTTATTGTAAAGGATGTAAATAATCTGGCAGCGACGATCCGTAAGGCATTTGCCATTGCGAAAAAAGGTCGTCCGGGTCCGGTTCTGATTGATATTCCGAAAGATGTCACTGCAAATAAGGCAGAGTATGTAAAAGAAAAGCCTGTAGCTGTAGAGCCATCACAGAATATCTGTGAAACACAGCTTGACACAGCAGTAGAGATGATAAAGGAGGCAAAGAAGCCTTATATCTTCGTTGGTGGAGGAGCAATTTTATCCGGAGCCAGCGAAGAACTTTATACATTTGCAAAAAAAGTGGATGCACCGGTAACAGATTCTCTTATGGGAAAGGGAGCATTTCCTGGAACAGACCCGTTATATACAGGAATGCTTGGAATGCATGGAACAAAAACTTCCAATTACGGTGTCAGTGAGTGTGATCTTCTGATTGTGATCGGAGCAAGATTCAGTGACCGTGTAACCGGAAATGCACAGAAATTTGCACAGAATGCAAAGATTATCCAGATTGATGTAGATGTTGCCGAGATGAACAAAAATGTGATGATTTCTGCAGGTGTTGTAGGAGACATAAAAGTCGTTCTTGACAGATTGAATGAGCGCCTGGAACAGCAGGATCATGCAGAATGGGTGACTAAAATTCAGAAATACAAAGAAAAATATCCGCTAGTTTATCATAAAGATGTATTGAGTGGTCCGTTCGTAGTAGAAGAGATTTATCGCCAGACAAAGGGCGAGGCTATTATTTCTACAGAGGTCGGACAGCATCAGATGTGGGCAGCACAGTTTTATAAATATACAAAACCAAGAACATTCCTGACATCAGGAGGACTTGGAACCATGGGATATGGTCTTGGCGCAGCTCTTGGAGCGAAGAGTGGAAGAGAAGACAAAGTGGTTGTCAATATTGCAGGAGACGGTTGCTTTAGAATGAATATGAATGAGATCGCAACTGCAGTCCGCCACAATATTCCAGTGATTCAGGTAGTCATCAACAACCACGTTCTTGGTATGGTACGACAGTGGCAGAATCTGTTTTACGGACAGAGATACTCTGCGACAGTACTGAATGATGCAGTAGATTTTGTAAAACTTGCAGAAGCAATGGGTGCAGAAGGCATCCGCGCAACAACACAGGAAGAATTTAAATCAGCTTTTGAAAAGGCAATGAATCTTGGAAGACCAGTTGTCATCGATTGTCAGATTGACAGTGATGATAAGGTATGGCCAATGGTTGCGCCTGGAGCGGCAATCAGTGAAGCGTTTGATGAAGCAGATTTGAAGAATAAATAA
- the ilvD gene encoding dihydroxy-acid dehydratase encodes MRSDTVTKGKQQAPHRSLFNALGMTQEEMDRPLVGIVSSYNEIVPGHMNLDKIVNAVKQGVAMAGGTPVVFPAIAVCDGIAMGHIGMKYSLVTRDLIADSTEAMAMAHQFDALVMVPNCDKNVPGLLMAAARINIPTIFVSGGPMLAGHVKGQKRSLSSMFEAVGANAAGTLSDEDLCEFENKVCPTCGSCSGMYTANSMNCLTEVLGMGLRGNGTIPAVYSERIRLAKHAGMKVMELLEKNIRPRDIMTEDAILNALTVDMALGCSTNSMLHLPAIAHEIGMDFEIDFANGISEKTPNLCHLAPAGPTYMEDLNEAGGVYAVMAELNKKGLLHTDCMTVTGKTVGENIEGVQNKDPEVIRPIDNPYSQTGGLAVLKGNLAPDGSVVKRSAVVDEMLVHEGPARVFECEEDAITAIKGGKINHGDVVVIRYEGPKGGPGMREMLNPTSAIAGMGLGSSVALITDGRFSGASRGASIGHVSPEAAVGGPIALVEEGDIIKIDIPNMKLELDVSDEELAKRKEKWQPREPKVTTGYLARYAAMVTSGNRGAILEVPKAK; translated from the coding sequence ATGAGAAGTGATACAGTAACAAAAGGAAAACAGCAGGCACCACATCGTTCCCTTTTTAATGCACTGGGAATGACACAGGAAGAGATGGACAGACCATTAGTTGGTATCGTAAGCTCTTATAATGAAATCGTTCCAGGACATATGAATTTGGATAAGATCGTAAATGCAGTAAAACAGGGTGTTGCAATGGCTGGTGGAACACCAGTTGTATTTCCGGCAATCGCAGTCTGTGATGGAATTGCGATGGGACATATTGGAATGAAGTATTCTCTTGTAACAAGAGATCTGATCGCAGACTCTACAGAGGCTATGGCAATGGCGCATCAGTTCGATGCACTTGTTATGGTTCCGAACTGCGATAAGAACGTACCGGGACTTCTGATGGCAGCAGCCAGAATTAATATTCCGACAATCTTTGTCAGCGGAGGACCGATGCTTGCAGGACATGTAAAAGGCCAGAAGAGAAGTCTTTCCAGCATGTTTGAGGCTGTTGGAGCGAATGCAGCAGGAACACTTTCTGATGAAGATCTGTGCGAATTTGAGAACAAAGTATGTCCAACATGCGGATCTTGTTCTGGTATGTATACAGCCAACAGTATGAACTGTCTAACTGAAGTGCTTGGAATGGGACTTCGTGGAAACGGAACAATCCCGGCTGTATATTCTGAGAGAATCCGTCTTGCAAAACATGCAGGTATGAAGGTTATGGAATTATTGGAGAAAAATATTCGTCCAAGAGATATTATGACAGAGGATGCAATCCTGAATGCATTGACGGTTGATATGGCACTTGGATGTTCTACAAACAGTATGCTTCACCTTCCGGCAATCGCACATGAGATTGGTATGGATTTTGAGATTGATTTCGCAAATGGAATCAGTGAAAAGACTCCAAACCTTTGCCATCTTGCGCCGGCAGGTCCGACTTATATGGAGGATCTCAATGAGGCAGGTGGTGTCTATGCGGTTATGGCTGAACTGAACAAAAAAGGATTGCTTCATACAGACTGCATGACAGTTACAGGTAAGACAGTAGGCGAGAACATTGAAGGAGTGCAGAACAAAGATCCAGAGGTTATCCGTCCAATCGACAATCCGTACAGCCAGACAGGCGGACTTGCAGTATTAAAAGGAAATCTTGCACCGGACGGAAGTGTTGTAAAGCGTTCTGCAGTAGTAGATGAAATGCTTGTACATGAAGGACCGGCAAGAGTCTTCGAATGTGAGGAAGATGCAATCACAGCAATCAAAGGCGGCAAGATCAACCACGGTGATGTTGTTGTTATCCGTTATGAAGGACCAAAGGGTGGTCCTGGTATGAGAGAGATGTTGAACCCGACTTCTGCAATCGCAGGAATGGGACTTGGTTCCAGCGTTGCTCTGATCACAGACGGACGTTTCAGTGGAGCTTCCAGAGGAGCATCTATTGGACATGTTTCACCAGAGGCTGCAGTTGGCGGACCAATCGCACTTGTAGAAGAAGGAGACATCATCAAGATCGATATCCCGAACATGAAGCTTGAGTTAGATGTATCTGATGAAGAACTGGCTAAGAGAAAAGAAAAATGGCAGCCAAGAGAGCCGAAGGTTACAACCGGATACCTTGCAAGATATGCAGCTATGGTTACATCCGGAAACCGGGGAGCGATCCTGGAAGTACCGAAAGCTAAATAA
- the leuB gene encoding 3-isopropylmalate dehydrogenase: protein MNLKIGVIKGDGIGPEIVTEAMKVLDKVAKRYGHNIEYRQLLMGGASIDVHGVPLTDETVAEAKSCDAVLMGSIGGNTSTSPWYKLEPSKRPEAGLLRIRKELNLFANLRPAILYDELKGACPLKEEITEGGFDLMIMRELTGGLYFGERKTEEVDGVMTAFDSLTYNENEIRRIAKRAFDIAMKRRKKVTSVDKANVLDSSRLWRKVVEEVAKDYPEVTLEHMLVDNSAMQLVKDPKQFDVILTENMFGDILSDEASMITGSIGMLASASLNETKFGLYEPSGGSAPDIAGQGIANPIATILSAAMMLRFSFDLDKEADAIEASVAKVLKDGYRTIDIMSEGKTQIGTARMGDEIAANI from the coding sequence ATGAATTTAAAAATTGGCGTGATCAAAGGGGACGGAATTGGCCCGGAAATCGTAACAGAGGCGATGAAAGTATTAGATAAAGTAGCCAAGCGTTACGGTCATAATATAGAGTACAGACAGTTACTGATGGGTGGAGCTTCCATCGATGTGCATGGTGTTCCTCTTACCGATGAGACAGTAGCAGAGGCAAAATCCTGCGATGCAGTTCTGATGGGATCTATCGGTGGAAACACAAGTACATCACCATGGTACAAATTAGAGCCATCTAAAAGACCGGAGGCGGGACTTCTCCGTATCCGTAAAGAGTTGAATCTTTTTGCAAACTTAAGACCGGCAATTCTTTACGATGAATTGAAAGGAGCATGTCCGTTAAAAGAAGAGATCACAGAAGGCGGATTTGATCTGATGATCATGAGAGAGCTTACCGGTGGACTTTACTTTGGAGAGAGAAAGACAGAAGAAGTCGACGGAGTGATGACTGCATTTGACAGTCTTACATATAACGAGAATGAAATCCGCAGAATTGCAAAGAGAGCATTTGACATTGCAATGAAGCGCAGAAAGAAAGTTACAAGTGTAGATAAAGCAAATGTTCTGGATTCTTCCAGACTCTGGAGAAAAGTAGTGGAAGAAGTTGCAAAGGATTACCCGGAAGTAACTTTGGAGCACATGCTTGTAGATAACAGTGCAATGCAGTTGGTAAAAGACCCGAAACAGTTCGATGTTATCCTGACAGAGAACATGTTCGGAGATATTCTTTCTGACGAGGCAAGTATGATTACAGGATCCATCGGAATGCTTGCAAGCGCAAGCCTGAACGAGACAAAATTTGGCCTTTATGAGCCAAGCGGCGGATCTGCACCGGATATTGCAGGACAGGGAATCGCAAACCCAATTGCAACAATTCTTTCCGCAGCAATGATGTTAAGATTTAGTTTTGACCTTGACAAAGAAGCAGACGCAATTGAGGCATCTGTGGCAAAAGTATTAAAAGACGGATATCGTACCATTGATATCATGTCTGAAGGAAAGACTCAGATCGGAACAGCCCGGATGGGTGATGAAATCGCAGCAAATATATAG
- the deoD gene encoding purine-nucleoside phosphorylase, whose protein sequence is MGTPHNEAEKGEIAKRVLMPGDPLRAKYIAEHFLEDAVCFNTVRNMLGYTGTYKGEKISVMGGGMGVPSVGIYTYELYHEYEVEEIIRIGSAGALQDDVDLRDVVIAVGACTDSNYAAQYNLPGTFAPIADYELLESAVNTVREKGLTVRAGNVLTSDVFYNDDPTVNDRWRKMGVLAVEMEAAALYMNAARAGKKALCMLTISDHLYKDEKLSARERQLGFDNMIQIALDM, encoded by the coding sequence ATGGGAACACCACACAATGAAGCAGAAAAAGGAGAGATTGCAAAACGAGTTCTGATGCCGGGAGATCCGCTTCGTGCAAAATATATTGCGGAACATTTTTTGGAAGATGCAGTATGTTTTAATACTGTGAGAAATATGCTCGGATACACGGGAACTTATAAAGGAGAGAAGATTTCTGTTATGGGAGGCGGTATGGGAGTCCCGTCGGTCGGAATCTATACTTATGAACTGTACCATGAATATGAAGTGGAAGAAATTATCCGCATCGGCTCGGCAGGAGCCCTTCAGGATGATGTGGATCTTCGGGATGTGGTCATTGCTGTAGGTGCCTGTACAGATTCGAATTATGCCGCACAGTATAATCTTCCGGGAACATTTGCACCGATTGCGGATTATGAATTACTGGAAAGTGCCGTAAACACGGTAAGAGAGAAAGGGCTGACAGTCCGTGCCGGAAATGTACTTACTTCCGATGTATTTTATAATGATGATCCGACAGTCAATGACCGTTGGCGCAAGATGGGAGTACTTGCAGTGGAAATGGAAGCAGCAGCACTTTATATGAATGCAGCAAGAGCAGGGAAAAAGGCACTCTGCATGCTTACAATTTCCGATCATTTATACAAAGATGAAAAATTATCTGCCAGGGAGCGACAACTGGGATTTGATAATATGATACAAATTGCATTAGATATGTGA
- the udp gene encoding uridine phosphorylase, protein MINYSEDKDRQYHVQLEEGDVGRYVILTGDPKRCQKIAEHFEDALPVADSREFTTYTGYLEGEKVSVTSTGIGGPSAAIALEELANVGADTFIRVGTSGGMQLEVKSGDLVIATGAVRMEGTSKEYAPVEFPAVSDFHITNALVEAAENLKFPYHVGVVECKDSFYGQHAPQTKPVGYELLNKWNAWVQCGCLASEMESAALFVVASYRKVRIGTVLLTMANQERAKKGLDNPVVHDTEAPIRTAVEALRILIRKERR, encoded by the coding sequence ATGATTAATTATTCAGAAGACAAAGACAGACAGTATCACGTACAACTGGAAGAAGGGGATGTTGGGAGATATGTGATCCTGACCGGAGATCCAAAGCGCTGTCAGAAGATTGCAGAACATTTTGAAGATGCTCTGCCTGTAGCAGACAGTCGTGAATTTACAACTTATACCGGCTATCTGGAAGGAGAGAAAGTCAGTGTAACGTCGACCGGGATTGGAGGTCCGTCTGCGGCAATCGCACTGGAAGAACTGGCAAATGTAGGAGCCGATACATTTATCCGGGTGGGAACAAGTGGAGGTATGCAGTTAGAGGTAAAAAGTGGTGATCTTGTCATTGCTACAGGAGCAGTCCGCATGGAAGGAACAAGCAAAGAATATGCGCCAGTTGAGTTTCCGGCAGTGTCGGATTTTCATATCACGAATGCGCTTGTAGAGGCAGCAGAAAATCTGAAATTTCCTTATCATGTGGGTGTGGTGGAATGTAAAGATTCTTTTTATGGGCAGCATGCACCACAGACGAAGCCTGTTGGATATGAACTATTAAATAAATGGAATGCATGGGTTCAGTGTGGCTGCCTGGCCTCAGAGATGGAATCAGCAGCACTATTCGTTGTGGCAAGTTACAGGAAAGTACGGATTGGAACGGTTCTTCTTACAATGGCGAACCAGGAGCGGGCAAAGAAAGGACTGGATAATCCAGTCGTGCATGATACAGAGGCACCGATTCGTACAGCAGTAGAAGCACTTCGTATACTGATCAGAAAAGAGAGGAGATAA
- a CDS encoding DUF6320 domain-containing protein: MFQQRRAYWRNLDNAAKMFSAASSPKDTRVFRFYCVLKEKIDGSVLKMALDQTIQKYPVFLSVMRKGLFWHYLEKSDLRPVVREEYKEPCSHLYIRDKKELLFEVTYYKNRINFEVFHALTDGTGATEFLRELVKNYLYLMHEKDGLENVILTEQDLTVKDQEEDGFGRYYNPDERGTRKKKNHAYQIRRESKEYEELQIGETTASVKELLEVSRKHGVSMSVFLTAAMICAIHEEQSKIQEKKPVILMVPVNLRKIFPSDSMLNFFSYIEPGYRFGEGKDSFDDVLEATKQYFEENLSKEKIAERMNNLIAYEKHKILKWAPLELKNRCIKMGAKLAEREVTAVLSNMSVVKMPPEYAKYIERFGVYTSTMRTELCVCSFGDTLSFAFTSRYDSTNIQRNFYRILKEQGIFVKKVEADYPKEAKPNYEGKKVFQIFNFCCIAAVVLCIMLNLILTPDLHWWIFAVAGGFSMWLAFATGYLKRYNLLKNAMWQLLIVSIGSILWDIFTGWHRWSVDLVLPLVCLIVEILMELIARIQSHPPKEYMIYYVMASVYSMVLPLILMATGVILYRAFAVICVGLSFLFFIRLLLFRKKEFKEEMYKKFHV; the protein is encoded by the coding sequence GTGTTCCAGCAAAGAAGAGCATATTGGCGGAATCTGGACAATGCGGCAAAAATGTTTTCCGCTGCCAGCAGCCCGAAGGATACAAGGGTATTTCGCTTTTATTGCGTATTAAAAGAAAAGATTGACGGAAGTGTTCTTAAGATGGCATTGGATCAGACAATCCAGAAGTATCCGGTCTTTCTGTCAGTCATGCGAAAAGGACTTTTCTGGCATTATCTTGAGAAAAGTGATCTGCGGCCGGTCGTAAGGGAAGAGTACAAGGAACCGTGCAGCCATCTTTATATAAGAGATAAAAAAGAATTATTATTTGAAGTCACCTATTATAAGAACCGGATTAATTTTGAAGTGTTTCATGCACTGACAGATGGGACGGGAGCAACTGAATTTTTGCGAGAGCTTGTGAAGAACTATCTTTATCTGATGCATGAAAAGGATGGTCTGGAAAATGTGATCCTTACGGAGCAAGATCTGACAGTAAAAGATCAGGAGGAGGATGGTTTTGGCCGTTACTACAATCCAGATGAGCGTGGTACGAGAAAGAAAAAGAATCATGCTTATCAGATTCGCCGGGAGAGTAAGGAATATGAAGAACTTCAGATTGGCGAGACGACTGCCTCAGTAAAAGAACTTCTGGAAGTATCAAGAAAACATGGCGTATCCATGTCTGTATTTTTGACGGCAGCGATGATCTGTGCGATTCATGAAGAACAAAGTAAGATTCAGGAAAAGAAGCCTGTAATTTTAATGGTTCCAGTGAATTTGAGAAAAATTTTTCCATCTGATTCTATGCTGAATTTTTTTAGTTATATTGAACCGGGATATCGTTTCGGGGAAGGCAAAGATTCTTTTGATGATGTGCTGGAAGCAACAAAGCAGTATTTTGAAGAAAATCTGTCAAAAGAAAAAATTGCGGAACGTATGAACAATCTAATTGCCTATGAGAAACATAAAATTTTAAAATGGGCGCCGCTGGAACTGAAGAACCGTTGTATCAAGATGGGAGCGAAGCTTGCAGAGCGGGAAGTGACAGCAGTATTGTCCAATATGAGTGTGGTGAAGATGCCGCCGGAATATGCAAAATATATTGAACGTTTCGGAGTTTACACAAGCACCATGCGTACAGAGCTTTGTGTATGCTCTTTTGGAGATACATTGTCATTTGCGTTTACTTCCAGATATGACAGCACGAATATTCAGCGTAATTTTTATCGCATATTGAAGGAACAGGGAATCTTCGTAAAAAAAGTGGAAGCAGATTACCCGAAAGAGGCTAAACCCAATTATGAAGGAAAGAAAGTATTTCAGATTTTTAATTTCTGCTGTATTGCAGCAGTTGTTCTGTGTATCATGTTAAATCTGATCCTGACACCAGATTTACACTGGTGGATATTTGCGGTAGCAGGAGGATTTAGTATGTGGCTTGCATTTGCAACTGGATACCTGAAACGTTATAATTTACTTAAGAATGCGATGTGGCAGTTGCTTATTGTGAGCATAGGAAGTATTTTGTGGGATATTTTTACAGGGTGGCACAGGTGGTCGGTAGATCTGGTATTGCCGCTAGTCTGCCTGATCGTGGAGATATTGATGGAGTTGATTGCAAGGATCCAGTCACATCCGCCAAAAGAATATATGATTTATTATGTAATGGCATCGGTCTACAGCATGGTACTGCCTCTGATTCTAATGGCGACAGGTGTGATTTTGTACCGTGCATTTGCAGTTATCTGTGTGGGCTTAAGCTTTTTATTCTTTATAAGACTACTTCTATTTAGAAAAAAAGAATTTAAAGAAGAAATGTATAAAAAGTTTCATGTGTAA
- a CDS encoding alpha/beta hydrolase, translated as MAINHSMKKILKALSFDGIEVEAARHLASLKAIDPMKIFHKTIDYKIYNGDYEVPVRIYLPREKVTEDLPVFLFFHGGGWVTDCIDNYERICARLASATEHIVVSVEYRLAPEHPFPTGFMDCYAVAKAIYTNRFILNVNPQRITLIGDSAGGNLAAAVSLKARDDGIFKPQRQILIYPAVNNDYSETSRFQSVKDCGSDYLLTAGKMRDYIDFYASREEDKKNKYFAPLMETDYRNQPDTLILTAEFDPLRDEGEEYGKRLKEAGNYVEVHRIKDALHGYFALGIRYFHVQESFELINQFLGRRE; from the coding sequence ATGGCGATCAATCATTCTATGAAGAAGATTTTAAAGGCACTGTCGTTTGACGGGATTGAGGTGGAGGCAGCCAGACATCTTGCCAGCCTCAAAGCGATAGACCCAATGAAAATCTTTCACAAAACAATCGATTACAAGATATATAACGGAGATTATGAAGTGCCGGTGCGTATTTATCTGCCGAGAGAAAAGGTGACGGAAGATCTTCCGGTCTTTTTGTTTTTCCACGGTGGCGGCTGGGTAACGGATTGTATTGATAATTATGAAAGAATCTGTGCAAGACTGGCATCCGCGACAGAACATATTGTGGTGTCGGTAGAATACAGACTGGCGCCGGAACATCCATTTCCAACAGGTTTTATGGACTGTTATGCAGTGGCCAAAGCCATTTATACAAATCGGTTTATTTTAAATGTGAATCCTCAACGCATTACATTGATCGGTGACAGTGCTGGCGGAAATCTTGCGGCAGCAGTTTCACTGAAAGCAAGAGATGATGGGATTTTTAAGCCTCAAAGACAGATTTTGATCTATCCGGCAGTGAATAATGACTACAGTGAAACATCCAGGTTCCAGTCAGTAAAAGACTGTGGAAGTGATTATCTTCTGACAGCGGGAAAGATGCGTGATTATATTGATTTTTATGCGTCCAGAGAAGAAGATAAGAAGAATAAATATTTTGCACCACTGATGGAGACGGATTACAGAAATCAACCGGATACATTAATTCTGACAGCAGAGTTCGATCCACTTCGAGATGAAGGGGAAGAATATGGAAAGCGGCTAAAGGAAGCCGGTAATTACGTGGAGGTTCATCGAATCAAAGATGCGCTTCACGGATATTTTGCGCTTGGGATCCGGTATTTCCATGTGCAGGAAAGTTTTGAACTGATCAATCAGTTCTTAGGTAGGAGGGAATAA
- the yajC gene encoding preprotein translocase subunit YajC → MYALAAQSAGTNWVVLILVYVVIFGGFYMLFMRPQKKEQKRIQEMIAEMEVGDTVLTTSGFYGVIIDITDDDLIVEFGNNKNCRIPMQKAAIAQVEKASAE, encoded by the coding sequence ATGTACGCATTGGCAGCACAGAGCGCAGGAACAAACTGGGTAGTACTGATTTTAGTATATGTAGTAATATTCGGTGGATTTTATATGTTATTCATGCGCCCACAGAAAAAAGAGCAGAAGAGAATCCAGGAGATGATCGCAGAGATGGAAGTCGGTGATACCGTACTTACAACAAGCGGTTTCTACGGAGTAATCATCGACATTACAGATGATGATCTTATCGTAGAGTTTGGTAATAATAAGAACTGTAGAATCCCGATGCAGAAAGCAGCAATCGCACAGGTTGAGAAAGCATCTGCTGAATAG